A window of Fibrobacter sp. UWR4 contains these coding sequences:
- a CDS encoding carbohydrate-binding protein codes for MKPVLAAAFMMALPCSTLAAPTVSVSLGDSIRPVTHVGSGSLYGFTETLPSNVDADVAPLKPNVFLAPARSGQGRQQGIGGAFLISPRLKNTTGKVQIRLADILPGWPYKYQNWDSWKKEVTSVVNDRKSAATQNFDGYEIWNEPNDTWKGSDNFERDLWKPTYDLLRQLDPGAKIIGPSYSYYNSSRMENFLKFCIQNNCLPDVISWHQWGSEGLAGAIENLRALEKKYNISPRAISINEYSSSKHELEGCPGVSVPFIAKFERHGVESAMISWWFVPLPGRLGSLLTAQNQRGGGWHMYKWYGDMSGYMAKVTPPNDKSDGVDGFAAVDSKKKVASIVVGGNTLGNVDVKIDKIPSFMGNKVDVSVEYVTWEDKDKAVPSTTPESSKEYTVNNGSITVPINIKNVYYAYRIYMTPVIPQAPYGDKAVSVPGKIEFENYDVGGEGKSYHDEDYDNKGGEYRDDGVDIVKAGDGKALGYTIAGEWTEYTFNVEADGEYEVSANVATSMETAGFKLYVDEKEVLQPIDVEKIDDSFDVYKELKLGNLALTKGEHVLKMEITKSYINMDWIKFALPVKEDPKDTVPEVENPKDSVPESPKDTTPDFVLTSLQVTGPTSYSVFDLQGNLLGKIFGQGNQELNSRTANLVNRSGIYLLRSKNGAKTLKMSVSK; via the coding sequence ATGAAGCCGGTACTTGCTGCCGCTTTTATGATGGCTCTGCCGTGCAGCACTTTGGCTGCTCCTACCGTTAGTGTTAGCCTTGGGGATAGCATTCGCCCTGTAACTCATGTGGGCTCCGGTTCCCTTTACGGTTTTACGGAAACGCTCCCCAGTAATGTGGATGCCGATGTGGCTCCCCTGAAACCCAATGTGTTCCTGGCTCCCGCTCGTAGCGGTCAAGGTCGCCAGCAGGGAATTGGTGGCGCTTTCTTGATTTCTCCCCGCCTTAAGAATACTACAGGCAAGGTCCAGATTCGCTTGGCCGATATTCTGCCGGGTTGGCCCTACAAGTACCAGAATTGGGATTCCTGGAAAAAGGAAGTGACTTCCGTGGTGAACGACAGGAAGTCTGCTGCCACCCAGAATTTTGACGGTTATGAAATTTGGAACGAACCTAACGATACTTGGAAAGGTTCTGACAACTTCGAAAGGGACTTGTGGAAGCCTACCTATGATTTGCTCCGTCAGTTGGATCCGGGTGCAAAGATCATTGGACCTTCCTACTCCTACTACAATTCCTCCCGCATGGAGAACTTCCTGAAGTTCTGTATCCAGAACAATTGCCTGCCCGATGTGATCAGCTGGCATCAGTGGGGGTCCGAAGGTCTTGCTGGCGCAATTGAAAATCTTCGCGCACTTGAAAAGAAGTACAATATTTCTCCCCGCGCCATTAGCATTAACGAATACTCCTCCAGCAAGCATGAACTGGAAGGATGCCCCGGTGTTTCCGTTCCCTTCATTGCAAAGTTTGAACGCCATGGTGTTGAAAGTGCAATGATTTCCTGGTGGTTCGTACCGCTGCCGGGGCGCCTAGGTAGCCTCCTGACCGCTCAGAATCAGCGTGGCGGCGGCTGGCATATGTACAAGTGGTATGGCGACATGTCCGGTTACATGGCCAAGGTTACTCCTCCTAACGACAAGAGCGATGGAGTTGATGGCTTTGCTGCAGTAGACTCCAAGAAAAAGGTTGCAAGCATTGTTGTGGGCGGTAACACCCTTGGCAATGTTGACGTAAAAATTGACAAGATTCCGAGTTTCATGGGCAATAAGGTGGATGTTTCCGTAGAATACGTGACCTGGGAAGACAAGGACAAGGCAGTTCCTTCTACCACTCCGGAATCCAGCAAGGAATATACGGTCAATAACGGCTCCATTACCGTTCCTATCAACATCAAGAATGTCTATTACGCCTACCGCATTTACATGACTCCGGTTATCCCTCAGGCACCTTATGGCGACAAGGCAGTTTCTGTTCCTGGTAAGATCGAATTCGAAAATTATGATGTCGGAGGCGAAGGCAAGTCCTATCACGATGAGGATTACGACAACAAGGGCGGTGAATACCGTGACGATGGCGTTGATATCGTGAAGGCTGGTGACGGCAAGGCTCTGGGTTACACCATTGCAGGAGAATGGACCGAATACACCTTCAATGTGGAAGCTGATGGCGAATACGAAGTCTCCGCAAATGTGGCAACCTCCATGGAAACTGCAGGCTTCAAGCTCTATGTGGACGAAAAGGAAGTGCTGCAGCCTATCGATGTGGAAAAGATTGACGATTCCTTTGATGTGTATAAGGAACTCAAGCTTGGCAATCTTGCATTGACCAAGGGTGAACATGTTCTCAAGATGGAAATTACCAAGAGCTACATCAATATGGACTGGATCAAGTTCGCTCTCCCTGTAAAGGAAGACCCGAAGGATACTGTCCCTGAAGTTGAAAACCCCAAGGATTCCGTCCCTGAAAGTCCCAAGGATACAACTCCTGATTTCGTCCTGACGTCTCTTCAGGTGACGGGTCCTACCTCTTACAGCGTCTTTGATCTTCAGGGCAACCTGTTGGGCAAGATTTTTGGCCAGGGAAACCAGGAACTGAACTCCAGGACTGCAAACCTGGTGAATCGCTCCGGCATTTACCTGCTTAGGTCCAAAAATGGCGCAAAAACGCTGAAAATGAGCGTTTCTAAGTAA
- a CDS encoding sialate O-acetylesterase, which yields MNFFHKVTAAACCVFGLTMLAPQVEAAPNPNFHIYIAYGQSNMAGNGEIVPAQDQA from the coding sequence ATGAACTTTTTCCATAAAGTGACTGCAGCAGCCTGCTGCGTATTTGGATTGACGATGCTTGCTCCTCAGGTGGAAGCGGCTCCTAATCCGAATTTCCACATTTACATTGCCTATGGCCAGTCCAACATGGCGGGTAACGGTGAAATCGTTCCTGCTCAGGACCAGGCTTAG
- a CDS encoding family 43 glycosylhydrolase, translating into MGCFSAFKKVVATTALIGSAFVGSAVAASVSNPWIYSDVPDLCIAKGEGDNYYMVSTTMHYAPGVPIMKSTDLANWRTVNYAYQTLTNSDNMNLNGGKNAYGKGSWASAIRYFKGKWYILTPSYTTNKTHLYITDDIENGPFTEKLLPFYHDPSIFFDDDDKAYVIYGGGQLSIVKLKSDLSGPDGGSTVLVNESLRNQTSGTSSYIVALEGAHMEKVNGEYYLFGISWFGPCRTELVFRSKNLMGGYSGKIFLQNNGVAQGSIFKTEGGKWYGYLFRDSGGIGRIPYLMEVEWKDGWPTVVGGKAPATLNLENEVDPGYGMVTSDDFDGSELPLEWQWNHNPDNSKWALSDGKLKITTGRVDGKLYTAKNTLTQRTYGPKCSGRTLVNGKDMKDGDVAGLVALADSLGFVALEKNGNSFEVVYYEREFKLKSVPINGNEAYFRIDFDFTRDRANFYYSLDEKSWTKIGNELKLPYTLGMFVGYRFGLFNFAKKTAGGTAAFDWFKVGNDYNDEIYLDGAVEPVPQTAHNATQTAWAIPGQIEAEDFDDPGKGKGGPSYSEGDAENHGDSDYREGTGVDLYAKATGVIVGYIQKDEWLEYTINVSKAGDYTLFAAVASDGGSSFKLSLDGEDITEDIAVPAAKKTDSEEQNFDDYSKVKANVVLPAGEHILRFTATADWFDIDYFNFAEGKDAKDPAPIVDPKDPEQGLDPVCPEDDEDCKTGIAKIQMNFGGVQNYRVFDLKGNMLGMIRSNGMDIVKATRQFVKSNGIYIVKPTRGGMLHKITVK; encoded by the coding sequence ATGGGATGCTTTAGTGCGTTTAAGAAGGTTGTTGCAACTACCGCTTTGATTGGATCTGCTTTTGTGGGTTCCGCGGTTGCCGCATCCGTTTCCAATCCGTGGATTTATTCCGATGTTCCGGACCTTTGCATTGCCAAGGGTGAGGGCGACAACTATTACATGGTGAGCACCACTATGCACTATGCTCCTGGTGTGCCTATCATGAAGTCTACCGACCTGGCCAACTGGCGTACTGTCAACTACGCTTACCAGACCTTGACCAATAGCGACAACATGAACCTGAATGGCGGCAAGAACGCCTACGGTAAGGGTTCCTGGGCATCTGCCATTCGCTACTTCAAGGGTAAGTGGTATATCCTTACACCGTCTTATACCACCAACAAGACACATCTTTACATTACCGACGATATTGAAAACGGTCCCTTTACCGAAAAGCTTTTGCCGTTCTATCATGACCCCAGCATCTTCTTCGATGACGATGACAAGGCCTATGTGATTTATGGTGGCGGCCAACTTAGCATTGTCAAGCTGAAATCTGACCTTTCCGGCCCTGATGGCGGCTCTACCGTATTGGTGAACGAATCCCTGCGTAATCAGACCTCTGGAACAAGCAGCTACATTGTGGCTCTGGAAGGCGCCCACATGGAAAAGGTCAACGGTGAATATTACCTGTTTGGCATTAGCTGGTTTGGCCCCTGCCGTACAGAACTGGTGTTCCGTTCCAAGAACCTGATGGGCGGCTACTCCGGTAAGATTTTCCTGCAGAACAACGGTGTTGCCCAGGGCAGTATCTTTAAGACCGAAGGTGGCAAGTGGTATGGCTATCTGTTCCGCGATAGCGGTGGCATCGGTCGTATTCCGTACCTCATGGAAGTTGAATGGAAGGATGGCTGGCCTACAGTTGTGGGCGGTAAGGCTCCCGCTACCTTGAATTTGGAAAATGAAGTGGATCCTGGCTATGGTATGGTCACTTCTGATGACTTCGACGGTTCTGAACTTCCTCTGGAATGGCAGTGGAACCACAATCCCGACAATAGCAAGTGGGCTCTTTCCGACGGCAAGCTGAAAATTACTACCGGCCGTGTGGATGGCAAGCTCTACACTGCAAAGAACACCTTGACCCAGCGTACCTATGGTCCCAAGTGCTCTGGCCGTACTCTTGTAAACGGTAAGGACATGAAGGATGGTGACGTTGCTGGCCTCGTTGCGCTGGCTGACTCTCTTGGCTTTGTGGCTCTCGAAAAGAACGGTAATAGCTTTGAAGTGGTCTACTACGAACGCGAATTTAAACTGAAGAGTGTGCCTATCAACGGTAACGAGGCTTATTTCCGCATTGACTTTGACTTTACCAGGGATCGTGCAAACTTCTACTACAGCCTTGATGAAAAGAGCTGGACGAAGATCGGTAACGAACTGAAGCTGCCCTACACCTTGGGCATGTTCGTAGGCTATCGCTTCGGCCTGTTCAACTTTGCCAAGAAGACCGCTGGCGGTACCGCTGCATTCGACTGGTTCAAGGTGGGTAACGATTATAACGACGAAATTTACCTGGATGGTGCTGTAGAACCTGTTCCTCAGACTGCTCATAACGCAACTCAGACTGCTTGGGCAATTCCTGGCCAGATCGAAGCCGAAGATTTTGATGATCCGGGTAAGGGCAAGGGCGGCCCGTCTTACTCCGAAGGCGATGCAGAAAACCATGGCGATAGCGACTATCGTGAAGGTACTGGTGTTGACCTGTATGCAAAGGCAACCGGCGTAATCGTTGGTTACATCCAGAAGGATGAATGGCTGGAATACACTATTAACGTGTCTAAGGCCGGTGATTACACCCTGTTTGCAGCAGTTGCATCCGATGGCGGCTCCAGCTTCAAGCTTTCCCTGGATGGAGAAGATATTACCGAAGATATTGCGGTTCCTGCTGCAAAGAAGACTGATAGTGAAGAACAGAACTTCGATGATTACAGCAAGGTAAAGGCAAATGTGGTTCTGCCTGCTGGCGAACATATCCTGCGTTTCACTGCAACTGCAGACTGGTTCGATATCGACTACTTCAACTTTGCCGAAGGTAAGGATGCGAAGGATCCGGCTCCTATCGTGGATCCCAAGGATCCCGAACAGGGTCTGGATCCGGTTTGTCCCGAAGATGATGAAGATTGCAAGACTGGTATTGCCAAGATCCAGATGAATTTTGGTGGTGTGCAGAACTATCGTGTCTTTGACCTGAAGGGCAATATGCTGGGCATGATTCGTTCCAATGGCATGGACATCGTGAAGGCTACCCGTCAGTTTGTCAAGAGCAATGGCATTTACATTGTTAAGCCTACTCGTGGCGGCATGCTGCACAAAATTACCGTGAAGTAG
- a CDS encoding sialate O-acetylesterase, which yields MLASHNANAGNRTGSTTQSIKTGEWYPAIPPMFHAFEQLSPADYFGRAMVDSLPGVTVGIIPVAVGGVSIRAFLLDQYAAYFDGDGRSFKGWAGDYGGNPMGRILELGKKAKEVGVIKGVIFHQGESDGVDDNWRNRVYASYKTIIDELGLDENEVPFVAGEMLQAQGACCGSKNGGIAQLKTKFKKFGLASSQGLAGNGKDPYHFGRSGVIELGKRYASEMLKLIDRTIDPDAPAVNVVDPTLSTVPDAPPEEYGPYYGEPMTIPGQIQAEDYNKGGAGKAYYDLDKGNSEGKYRKDDVDVKQPNKGMAVGSCQKGEWLKYTVKVEEAGEYEISALIAGDNKTGGFILYMDDERIGDEIVNAGLGWDDDGYSMVSGGKASLAAGEHELKLEITNDWVDIDYVEFKKVEAKTEDKDAIGNSLKISDALNMDNAQYFDMTGNRVSKVVAQKQGVFLVRIPGVKTFIVRNEK from the coding sequence ATGTTGGCATCCCATAATGCAAATGCGGGTAATCGTACGGGTAGTACCACCCAGTCCATCAAGACTGGCGAATGGTATCCTGCTATTCCTCCTATGTTCCACGCTTTTGAACAGCTTTCTCCTGCAGACTACTTTGGCCGAGCCATGGTGGATTCCTTGCCGGGCGTAACTGTGGGTATTATCCCGGTGGCCGTGGGTGGCGTAAGCATTCGCGCCTTCCTTCTGGACCAATATGCAGCCTACTTTGATGGCGATGGCAGAAGCTTTAAGGGCTGGGCGGGAGACTACGGCGGAAATCCCATGGGCCGTATCCTGGAACTGGGCAAGAAAGCTAAGGAAGTAGGCGTCATCAAGGGTGTTATTTTCCATCAGGGCGAAAGTGACGGTGTGGACGATAACTGGCGTAATCGTGTTTATGCTTCTTATAAGACCATTATCGATGAACTCGGTTTGGACGAAAACGAAGTTCCCTTCGTTGCGGGCGAAATGCTTCAGGCGCAGGGTGCCTGCTGCGGTAGCAAGAATGGTGGTATCGCACAGCTCAAGACCAAGTTCAAGAAGTTCGGTTTGGCTTCCTCCCAGGGACTTGCCGGTAATGGTAAGGATCCCTACCACTTTGGACGTTCTGGCGTGATTGAACTGGGTAAGCGTTATGCCTCCGAAATGCTGAAACTTATTGATAGGACCATTGATCCCGATGCTCCGGCAGTGAACGTGGTGGATCCTACTCTGTCTACTGTTCCTGACGCTCCTCCCGAGGAATATGGCCCTTATTACGGCGAACCTATGACTATTCCTGGCCAGATTCAGGCAGAGGATTACAACAAGGGTGGCGCAGGCAAGGCTTACTACGACTTGGATAAGGGCAATAGCGAAGGCAAGTACCGTAAGGACGATGTGGACGTGAAGCAGCCCAACAAGGGTATGGCTGTGGGTTCCTGCCAAAAGGGTGAATGGCTTAAGTATACCGTGAAGGTCGAAGAAGCTGGCGAATACGAAATTTCTGCCCTTATTGCAGGCGACAACAAGACTGGTGGCTTTATCCTCTACATGGACGACGAGCGCATCGGTGACGAAATTGTCAACGCCGGCCTGGGCTGGGATGACGACGGTTACTCTATGGTTAGCGGTGGCAAGGCTTCCCTGGCTGCAGGCGAACACGAATTGAAACTGGAAATCACCAACGACTGGGTGGATATTGACTATGTGGAGTTCAAGAAGGTCGAGGCAAAAACCGAAGACAAGGATGCCATCGGTAATAGCCTTAAGATTTCCGACGCACTGAACATGGACAACGCCCAGTACTTCGATATGACGGGTAATCGCGTAAGCAAGGTTGTCGCTCAGAAGCAGGGTGTATTCCTGGTTCGTATTCCGGGTGTAAAAACCTTCATTGTCCGTAACGAAAAGTAA
- a CDS encoding PqqD family protein: MKIKNGFVLRDVCGEQVIMGEGVGALNFGRLLCLNDTAAFLWKVAAEGEFTVNSLAEKLCEEYDVTLDQATKDVTAIVDQWKEVDVIE; encoded by the coding sequence ATGAAAATCAAGAACGGTTTTGTTCTCCGCGATGTGTGCGGCGAACAGGTGATTATGGGAGAAGGCGTCGGGGCTCTGAATTTCGGTCGCCTGCTGTGCTTGAACGACACCGCTGCATTCCTCTGGAAAGTTGCTGCAGAAGGCGAATTCACCGTGAATAGTCTGGCAGAAAAACTTTGCGAAGAATATGACGTAACCTTGGACCAGGCAACCAAGGATGTTACCGCCATTGTCGACCAGTGGAAAGAAGTTGACGTAATCGAATGA
- a CDS encoding sialate O-acetylesterase → MNLFHKFAGAACCVFGLTMLAPQAEAAPNPNFHIYIAYGQSNMAGAGPIQTGDQDPVDNFVMISGVDCNSRKGGTNIKLAKGQWSKAVPPMFHCQEGLSVADYFGKTMAKEMPNVTIGIIPVAVGGASIKLFDKAQWQSYVNSSESWLANWAKDYDSQGNDYAAIINLAKKAQEVGVIKGFIFHQGETDGGMGNWEQVVQKTYNDMRNDLGIKEELPFVAGEMVYNGACHGMSTRVNGLSKYFAKFGVAKSQGTGMQGDRLHFDHDGYVEMGKRYAQEMLKLIDKTVDPDAPAVQVPLYGGGSAGSEKPEEYGPYGDVFKIPGKVQAEDYNKGGSGVAYSDMDSKNQGDEYRGDGVDIYKAGMGMAVGYCQKGEWMKYSVHVEEDGEYEMIGRLAGDNGTGAIAVYLGDDKIGETMVSEKGPDYDTYSDVSGGKVTLKKGDYDLKIQIEVDWVNIDYVEFKKAEAEVVEPDPENPVPSDTTVKDTLPVVCEGSECFEPIGIRAGVLANRVEDMSKAQYFDMAGNRIGKASALKQGAYLVRIPGVKTFVVRNEK, encoded by the coding sequence ATGAATCTGTTCCACAAGTTTGCCGGTGCAGCTTGCTGTGTGTTTGGGCTTACGATGCTTGCGCCCCAGGCGGAAGCGGCTCCTAATCCGAATTTCCACATTTATATCGCGTACGGTCAGTCCAATATGGCCGGCGCAGGTCCCATTCAGACAGGGGACCAGGACCCTGTGGATAATTTCGTGATGATTTCCGGTGTGGACTGTAACTCCCGTAAGGGCGGTACCAATATCAAGCTTGCCAAGGGACAGTGGTCCAAGGCGGTTCCTCCCATGTTCCACTGCCAGGAAGGTCTTTCTGTTGCGGACTACTTCGGTAAGACCATGGCCAAGGAAATGCCCAACGTGACCATCGGTATTATTCCCGTGGCTGTGGGTGGCGCCTCCATCAAGCTTTTCGACAAGGCTCAGTGGCAGAGCTATGTGAACTCTTCTGAAAGCTGGCTTGCCAACTGGGCTAAGGATTATGATTCCCAGGGCAATGACTACGCTGCTATTATCAACCTTGCGAAGAAGGCTCAGGAAGTGGGCGTCATCAAGGGTTTCATTTTCCATCAGGGCGAAACTGATGGCGGCATGGGCAACTGGGAACAGGTGGTCCAGAAGACTTACAACGATATGCGTAACGACTTGGGCATCAAGGAAGAACTGCCCTTTGTCGCTGGCGAAATGGTTTACAATGGTGCCTGTCATGGCATGAGCACCCGCGTGAATGGCCTTTCCAAGTACTTTGCGAAGTTCGGTGTTGCAAAGTCCCAGGGAACGGGCATGCAGGGCGACCGTCTGCATTTCGACCATGACGGCTACGTTGAAATGGGTAAGCGTTACGCCCAGGAAATGCTGAAGCTGATCGACAAGACCGTGGATCCTGATGCCCCGGCCGTGCAGGTGCCGCTCTATGGTGGTGGATCTGCCGGTAGCGAAAAGCCCGAAGAATATGGCCCCTATGGCGATGTATTCAAGATTCCGGGCAAGGTCCAGGCCGAAGACTACAACAAGGGCGGTTCCGGTGTTGCCTACTCCGATATGGATAGTAAGAACCAGGGCGACGAATACCGCGGCGATGGCGTGGATATCTACAAGGCCGGCATGGGCATGGCTGTAGGCTATTGCCAGAAGGGCGAATGGATGAAGTATTCCGTCCATGTGGAAGAAGATGGCGAGTACGAAATGATCGGCCGCCTGGCTGGCGATAATGGTACCGGTGCAATTGCAGTCTATCTGGGTGACGACAAGATTGGCGAGACCATGGTTTCCGAAAAGGGCCCGGATTACGACACCTATTCCGATGTTAGCGGCGGCAAGGTGACCTTGAAGAAGGGCGATTACGATCTCAAGATCCAGATTGAAGTGGACTGGGTGAACATCGACTATGTGGAGTTCAAGAAGGCTGAGGCCGAAGTTGTGGAGCCGGACCCGGAAAATCCCGTTCCGTCTGATACCACAGTGAAGGATACGTTGCCTGTTGTATGCGAAGGCTCTGAATGCTTTGAACCAATTGGCATTCGTGCCGGCGTTTTGGCTAACCGTGTAGAGGATATGTCTAAGGCTCAGTACTTCGATATGGCTGGCAATCGTATCGGTAAGGCTTCTGCCCTGAAGCAGGGGGCTTATCTGGTTCGCATTCCGGGTGTAAAGACCTTCGTTGTGCGTAACGAAAAGTAA
- a CDS encoding S24/S26 family peptidase, which yields METSGNEILLEAIRMVESGVSVTFPVNGRSMLPFIIGGKESLILAKPEKIKVGDIILAFVDGKRFVIHRVSCIQGENITLMGDGNLGSKEYCKIGDVKALATHAVNPAGIRRDLYTKRRRIAAKLWKWAIPVRKYLLFIYRKTHPGNL from the coding sequence ATGGAAACCTCAGGCAATGAAATTCTCCTGGAAGCCATCCGCATGGTAGAAAGCGGCGTCAGCGTCACTTTCCCCGTAAACGGCAGAAGCATGCTTCCCTTCATTATCGGAGGCAAGGAAAGTCTGATCCTGGCCAAGCCCGAAAAAATAAAAGTGGGAGACATCATTCTCGCCTTTGTGGACGGAAAACGTTTTGTCATCCACCGTGTGTCCTGCATCCAGGGGGAAAACATCACCTTGATGGGCGACGGGAACCTGGGTTCAAAAGAGTACTGCAAGATCGGTGACGTAAAGGCCTTAGCCACCCACGCCGTAAACCCAGCCGGCATCCGACGCGACCTGTATACGAAACGTCGCAGAATTGCCGCAAAGCTCTGGAAGTGGGCAATTCCTGTGCGAAAATATTTACTTTTTATCTATCGAAAAACTCACCCAGGAAATTTATAG
- a CDS encoding carbohydrate-binding protein, with product MSKNSSFARRALATVAFTAMGFAASANAHPDSLVLTPPLGWNSWNVFHENINETQIKEVADAMVSSGLRDAGYIYLNLDDNWMDTKRDANGDLQNHPKTFPSGMKALADYIHKKGLKFGVYGDRGKRTCHHYNSNWDSENGSYMHEEQDAKKFAEWGVDYLKYDNCDPAPGSNQEADYTRMSKALRNSGRDIVFSICAWEYKDWMPKIAHLWRTTFDIGPEWRSTSWYRGVYEIIDANDKYWKIAKPGNWNDPDMLEVDNRNLTYEEQKSQMTMWSIMAAPIMISSDVRKMSDQVKDLYLNKDMIAINQDSLGVQGHRISNVNGKQVWTKPLRNGDLAVALLNDNTSTQTIEVNFKDIGVEGEVEVRDAWQKKDLGPRSSVSAEVPAHGSVLLRLVVKPVPREPFGGKAATIPGKIEMENFDIPGTGAGNASFNEMDSENHGDSDLRPGTGVDLYKKATGVIVGYNQAGEWLEYTVNVAETGEYTLFAAVASAGGSAFSLSMDGKAITEVLDVPAAASGEDSYDDYNKVEAKVNLTKGEHILRFTVEKDWMDIDYINFTTDGIDTDPICKDVNGSIIECEENPEDPEDPKAIAKVTGLVKASESYNVFGAIGKFMGRVDVVGNNMTEALKNAGFAKGVYMVRGVNGGKVSRVLVK from the coding sequence ATGTCTAAAAATTCAAGTTTTGCTCGTCGCGCTTTAGCAACCGTAGCCTTTACCGCTATGGGCTTTGCTGCCTCTGCAAACGCCCACCCCGATAGCCTGGTGCTTACGCCCCCTCTGGGCTGGAACAGCTGGAACGTGTTCCACGAAAATATTAACGAAACCCAGATTAAGGAAGTGGCCGACGCCATGGTTTCTTCTGGCCTTCGCGACGCTGGCTACATCTATCTGAACTTGGATGACAACTGGATGGATACCAAACGCGACGCCAATGGTGACCTCCAGAACCATCCCAAGACTTTCCCCAGTGGCATGAAGGCTCTGGCCGATTACATTCATAAGAAGGGCCTGAAGTTCGGCGTGTATGGCGACCGCGGTAAACGTACTTGCCATCATTACAACAGCAACTGGGACAGTGAAAACGGCTCCTACATGCACGAAGAGCAGGACGCCAAGAAGTTTGCTGAGTGGGGCGTTGACTACCTGAAGTACGATAACTGCGACCCGGCTCCCGGTTCCAATCAGGAAGCGGATTACACCCGCATGAGTAAGGCTCTCCGCAATTCCGGCCGCGACATCGTGTTCAGCATTTGCGCCTGGGAATATAAGGACTGGATGCCGAAAATCGCCCATCTGTGGCGTACCACTTTCGATATTGGCCCCGAATGGAGATCTACCTCCTGGTACCGCGGCGTTTACGAAATTATCGATGCCAATGACAAGTACTGGAAGATTGCAAAGCCGGGTAACTGGAATGACCCGGACATGCTGGAAGTGGATAACAGAAACCTGACTTACGAAGAACAGAAGTCCCAGATGACCATGTGGTCCATTATGGCGGCTCCCATCATGATCAGTTCCGATGTCCGCAAGATGAGCGACCAGGTGAAGGATCTTTACCTGAACAAGGATATGATTGCCATTAATCAGGACTCCCTGGGCGTTCAGGGCCATCGAATTTCCAATGTGAACGGCAAGCAGGTCTGGACCAAGCCCTTGCGCAATGGTGACCTCGCTGTAGCCCTCCTGAATGACAATACCTCTACCCAGACTATCGAAGTCAACTTTAAGGATATTGGCGTAGAAGGCGAGGTGGAAGTCCGTGATGCCTGGCAGAAGAAGGATCTTGGTCCCAGATCTAGTGTTTCGGCAGAAGTTCCTGCTCATGGCTCTGTGTTGCTCCGCCTTGTTGTAAAGCCTGTTCCCCGTGAACCCTTTGGCGGTAAGGCTGCTACAATTCCTGGCAAGATCGAGATGGAAAACTTCGACATTCCGGGTACTGGCGCAGGTAACGCCTCCTTCAACGAAATGGATTCCGAAAACCACGGCGATAGCGATCTTCGCCCGGGTACCGGTGTGGACCTCTACAAGAAGGCAACTGGCGTGATTGTGGGCTACAACCAGGCCGGCGAATGGCTGGAATACACCGTGAACGTCGCTGAAACGGGCGAATACACCTTGTTTGCCGCTGTCGCATCTGCTGGTGGTTCCGCTTTCTCTCTCTCCATGGATGGCAAGGCTATTACCGAAGTTCTTGATGTTCCTGCCGCAGCTTCCGGCGAAGATAGCTATGACGACTACAATAAGGTGGAAGCCAAGGTGAACCTCACCAAGGGTGAACATATCCTCCGCTTTACTGTAGAAAAGGACTGGATGGACATTGACTACATCAACTTCACGACCGATGGTATTGATACGGATCCGATCTGTAAGGATGTCAACGGCAGTATCATTGAATGTGAGGAAAATCCTGAAGATCCTGAGGATCCGAAGGCAATTGCCAAGGTTACTGGACTCGTCAAGGCTAGCGAAAGCTATAACGTATTTGGCGCTATCGGTAAGTTCATGGGGCGCGTAGATGTCGTGGGTAACAACATGACTGAAGCTCTCAAGAATGCTGGCTTTGCCAAGGGCGTCTATATGGTCCGTGGCGTGAACGGCGGAAAAGTTTCCCGAGTTCTGGTAAAGTAA